A window of Auraticoccus monumenti contains these coding sequences:
- a CDS encoding ROK family protein, producing MDDAVVAVDIGGTKVAMAVVAADGQVLFEDVVPTGTGEDPEQLWQPIGAALAGLLDGVGDVLGEETRVGIGSAGPVHGPEGLVSPVNIPAWRRWPVRDRVLDAVVRATGRPATGVLAGDGHCIAVGEHWLGAGRDVSSMVGMVISTGVGGGAVIDDVLFAGATGNAVHIGHTSVNFLGERCACGSHGCVELYARGPGMVAAARERGWVGEDAQQLTLDAREGDPVAREAIERGMRALAAGVAELATNLDVTTFVIGGGVSKAGEVVFEPLRRHLADFAVLHYVDGLEVRPAELENAGLLGAAAVALALTGRGPLRQAPPSGRRTPSR from the coding sequence GTGGACGACGCCGTCGTGGCCGTGGACATCGGTGGGACCAAGGTGGCCATGGCCGTGGTCGCCGCCGACGGGCAGGTGCTGTTCGAGGACGTCGTGCCCACCGGGACCGGTGAGGACCCCGAGCAGCTGTGGCAGCCGATCGGAGCGGCCCTGGCCGGTCTGCTGGACGGGGTCGGCGACGTCCTCGGTGAGGAGACCCGCGTCGGCATCGGCTCCGCCGGGCCGGTGCACGGCCCGGAGGGGCTGGTCAGCCCGGTCAACATCCCGGCCTGGCGCAGGTGGCCGGTCCGGGACCGGGTGCTGGACGCGGTGGTGCGGGCGACCGGTCGCCCCGCCACCGGTGTGCTCGCCGGGGACGGGCACTGCATCGCGGTCGGGGAGCACTGGCTGGGGGCCGGGCGCGACGTCTCGTCGATGGTCGGCATGGTGATCTCCACCGGCGTGGGCGGGGGTGCGGTGATCGACGACGTGCTCTTCGCCGGGGCGACCGGCAACGCCGTCCACATCGGCCACACCTCGGTGAACTTCCTCGGCGAGCGGTGCGCCTGCGGGAGCCACGGGTGCGTCGAGCTGTACGCCCGTGGTCCGGGCATGGTGGCCGCCGCCCGGGAACGCGGGTGGGTCGGTGAGGACGCCCAGCAGCTCACCCTCGACGCCCGCGAGGGCGACCCGGTCGCCCGGGAGGCCATCGAGCGGGGCATGCGGGCCCTGGCCGCAGGGGTGGCCGAGCTGGCCACCAACCTCGACGTGACCACCTTCGTGATCGGCGGCGGGGTGTCCAAGGCCGGTGAGGTGGTCTTCGAGCCGCTGCGCCGCCACCTGGCCGACTTCGCCGTGCTGCACTACGTCGACGGCCTCGAGGTCCGCCCTGCGGAGCTGGAGAACGCCGGGCTGCTGGGGGCCGCCGCGGTGGCCCTGGCGCTGACCGGACGCGGCCCGCTGAGGCAGGCGCCGCCCTCGGGCCGCCGGACGCCGTCGCGGTAG
- a CDS encoding MFS transporter produces the protein MSDTPTDGTITEKQRWRALMVCLVAGAMTLLDVSIVNVALPSIRDGLGAGPSTIQWVVAGYALAFGILLVPAGRLGDARSRRSVFIAGVVLFTLSSALCGAAQDPVWLAVARVLQGFGGGLISPQVSGFIQTMFTGRDRGRAFGLFGASIGVSTAIGPLLGGVLVNAGGPDLGWRLVFFVNVPVGVVLVLLALRWLPRAGTGHRQSLDPVGVVLFAAAILLVLWPVVQGDQDTPLSQRPWWFLAVAAVVLVLFLLWERRWAARGEETLVDLSLLRVRSFTTGLGLGTFYFAGFTAIFIVLTLYLQEGLGYSALEAGLTQLPFAVGSAVSAFLAGRLVHRFGRWLVVLGLVGVVVGLVVIDVIAPVIEGMEGLKLAPALLLAGFGGGMVISPNVTLALAEVDPARAGAGGGLLQTAQRTGSAIGVAVVLAIFFQSAAATGGDLGEALSYSLRTTIALVLVALALGVVDLRRRTADPAPEPAEVVR, from the coding sequence GTGAGTGACACCCCCACCGACGGCACCATCACCGAGAAGCAGCGGTGGCGGGCCCTCATGGTCTGCCTGGTCGCCGGCGCCATGACCCTGCTCGACGTCAGCATCGTCAACGTCGCCCTCCCCTCGATCCGGGACGGCCTGGGGGCCGGCCCCAGCACCATCCAGTGGGTGGTGGCCGGCTACGCGCTGGCCTTCGGCATCCTGCTGGTCCCGGCCGGGCGGCTCGGCGACGCCCGCAGCCGCCGCTCGGTCTTCATCGCCGGGGTGGTGCTGTTCACCCTCTCCAGCGCCCTGTGCGGTGCCGCCCAGGACCCGGTCTGGCTGGCGGTGGCCCGGGTGCTGCAGGGGTTCGGCGGCGGTCTGATCTCCCCGCAGGTCTCCGGCTTCATCCAGACCATGTTCACCGGGCGGGACCGCGGCCGGGCCTTCGGGCTGTTCGGGGCCTCCATCGGGGTCTCGACCGCGATCGGCCCGCTGCTGGGCGGCGTGCTGGTCAACGCCGGCGGGCCCGACCTCGGCTGGCGGCTGGTCTTCTTCGTCAACGTCCCGGTCGGCGTGGTGCTGGTGCTGCTCGCGCTGCGCTGGCTCCCCCGCGCCGGCACCGGTCACCGGCAGTCCCTGGACCCGGTGGGCGTGGTGCTGTTCGCGGCGGCGATCCTGCTGGTGCTGTGGCCGGTGGTCCAGGGCGACCAGGACACCCCGCTCAGCCAGCGCCCCTGGTGGTTCCTGGCCGTGGCGGCCGTCGTGCTCGTCCTCTTCCTGCTCTGGGAGCGGCGCTGGGCGGCACGCGGGGAGGAGACGCTGGTCGACCTCAGCCTGCTGCGGGTGCGCTCCTTCACCACCGGGCTCGGGCTGGGCACCTTCTACTTCGCCGGCTTCACCGCCATCTTCATCGTGCTCACCCTCTACCTGCAGGAAGGCCTCGGCTACTCCGCCCTGGAGGCCGGGCTGACCCAGCTGCCGTTCGCGGTCGGCTCGGCGGTGTCGGCGTTCCTGGCCGGTCGCCTGGTGCACCGCTTCGGCCGGTGGCTGGTGGTGCTCGGGCTGGTGGGCGTGGTCGTCGGGCTGGTGGTCATCGACGTGATCGCCCCGGTCATCGAGGGCATGGAGGGCCTCAAGCTGGCCCCGGCGCTGCTGCTGGCCGGCTTCGGCGGCGGCATGGTGATCTCCCCCAACGTCACCCTGGCCCTGGCGGAGGTCGACCCGGCCCGGGCCGGGGCCGGTGGTGGGCTGCTGCAGACCGCGCAGCGGACCGGGTCGGCGATCGGCGTGGCCGTGGTGCTGGCGATCTTCTTCCAGTCCGCCGCCGCCACCGGCGGGGACCTGGGTGAGGCGCTGTCCTACAGCCTGCGCACCACCATCGCGCTGGTGCTGGTGGCCCTGGCTCTCGGCGTGGTCGACCTGCGCCGGCGCACCGCCGACCCGGCCCCGGAGCCGGCCGAAGTCGTTCGGTGA
- a CDS encoding GatB/YqeY domain-containing protein: MSETLKSRIRSDMTAAMKARATTRTRVLRSVLTGIQQAEVAGEHAKELTDAETLDVIVREAKKRAESIEAYEASGREELVAQEREEAEVLAEYLPAGLSEAEISEIVRAAIEQTGADGPRAMGKVMGVVTPQTKGRADGAAVAAEVKRQLAG; this comes from the coding sequence GTGAGCGAAACCCTGAAGTCCCGCATCCGTTCCGACATGACCGCCGCCATGAAGGCCCGCGCCACCACCCGCACCCGGGTGCTGCGCTCGGTGCTGACCGGCATCCAGCAGGCCGAGGTCGCCGGGGAGCACGCCAAGGAGCTCACCGACGCCGAGACCCTCGACGTGATCGTGCGCGAGGCGAAGAAGCGGGCGGAGTCGATCGAGGCCTACGAGGCCTCCGGCCGCGAGGAGCTGGTCGCCCAGGAGCGCGAGGAGGCCGAGGTGCTGGCGGAGTACCTGCCGGCCGGGCTGAGCGAGGCCGAGATCAGCGAGATCGTCCGCGCCGCCATCGAGCAGACCGGTGCCGACGGCCCGCGCGCGATGGGCAAGGTGATGGGTGTGGTCACCCCGCAGACCAAGGGACGCGCCGACGGCGCCGCCGTGGCCGCCGAGGTCAAGCGCCAGCTGGCCGGCTGA
- a CDS encoding redoxin domain-containing protein — translation MRAADGVPALRPEAPDFTTRDQHGREHTLSALRGSPVLLVFYPWANTPVCASELVALQQRLGRYAEAGAHVRALSCDSIFSLRAFADALSLSLPLLSDHWPHGAIARCYEVFDEELGCARRTSVWVDAAGRVAWRDGTAHGTARDPDAPLEALSRL, via the coding sequence GTGCGCGCCGCTGACGGGGTGCCCGCGCTGAGGCCCGAGGCTCCCGACTTCACCACCCGCGACCAGCACGGCCGCGAGCACACGCTGTCGGCCCTGCGCGGGTCGCCGGTGCTGCTGGTGTTCTACCCCTGGGCCAACACCCCCGTCTGCGCCAGCGAGCTGGTCGCGCTGCAGCAGCGGCTGGGACGCTACGCCGAGGCCGGCGCGCACGTCCGGGCCCTGTCGTGCGACTCGATCTTCTCCCTGCGGGCCTTCGCCGACGCACTCTCCCTCAGCCTGCCGCTGCTCAGCGACCACTGGCCGCACGGGGCGATCGCCCGGTGCTACGAGGTCTTCGACGAGGAGCTGGGCTGCGCGCGGCGCACCAGCGTCTGGGTGGACGCCGCCGGCCGGGTGGCCTGGCGGGACGGCACCGCGCACGGCACCGCCAGGGACCCCGACGCCCCGCTGGAGGCGCTCAGCAGGCTCTGA
- a CDS encoding DUF3052 domain-containing protein, protein MSTNAGPTGEKTAPGADRLHVTAGMVVQELGWDEDVDDGLRVALEDAVDGELVEEAVEAVDVVLLWWRDSDGDLVDGLVDALTDLAGSGFVWLMTPKVGRDGHVDPADISEAALTAGLSLTSTAALSDEWAASKLVRPKGVRR, encoded by the coding sequence GTGAGCACCAACGCAGGACCCACGGGGGAGAAGACCGCCCCGGGGGCAGACCGTTTGCACGTCACGGCAGGCATGGTGGTCCAGGAGCTGGGCTGGGACGAGGACGTCGACGACGGCCTGCGGGTCGCCCTCGAGGACGCGGTCGACGGTGAGCTCGTCGAGGAGGCGGTCGAGGCGGTCGACGTCGTGCTGCTGTGGTGGCGCGACAGCGACGGCGACCTGGTCGACGGCCTGGTGGACGCCCTGACCGATCTGGCCGGCTCCGGGTTCGTCTGGCTGATGACGCCCAAGGTCGGGCGCGACGGGCACGTCGACCCCGCCGACATCTCCGAGGCCGCTCTCACCGCCGGGCTCAGCCTGACCAGCACCGCCGCTCTCTCCGACGAGTGGGCCGCCAGCAAGCTCGTCCGGCCCAAGGGCGTGCGCCGTTGA